One part of the Desulfuromonas acetoxidans DSM 684 genome encodes these proteins:
- a CDS encoding GSU2203 family decaheme c-type cytochrome, producing MKKHRNNRVVVGGISALLLAMLCACSQPGTQLDATIPQIADAQSVGSSACLDCHEELGQAFEHNIHNLLADFEYLANSMDNQGCESCHGPASQHIDEGDTEKILSFGSLNAAQASAICQNCHTEGETMEWNHSTHAAYGIGCTDCHTVHDDGANKAMLSKPEDELCYSCHQDVRAKMHMPNHHPVKEGKMGCSDCHNPHGSQTRPMLRTDERKNELCLTCHMDQSGPFAFEHAPVMEDCTICHNPHGTVADNLIKQSEPFLCLQCHELHFHTNFRPNTDALAEYAQYASDSDPAKAAIGNSAQAILNKITGSGIDDKHAMQMAMMTRCSQCHPSVHGSDLPSLYTPGGGSRLTR from the coding sequence ATGAAGAAACACCGTAACAACCGTGTTGTTGTCGGTGGGATCAGCGCACTGCTATTGGCAATGCTGTGCGCCTGTTCTCAACCGGGAACACAACTGGACGCGACGATCCCCCAGATCGCTGACGCCCAATCTGTTGGCTCAAGCGCTTGTCTCGACTGTCACGAGGAATTGGGACAGGCCTTTGAACACAACATCCACAATTTGTTGGCCGATTTTGAATATCTGGCCAACAGTATGGACAATCAGGGCTGCGAATCCTGCCACGGACCGGCCAGCCAGCACATTGACGAAGGGGATACGGAAAAAATCCTCAGCTTTGGCTCGCTCAATGCCGCCCAGGCATCAGCGATCTGCCAAAACTGTCATACCGAGGGTGAAACCATGGAGTGGAACCATTCCACCCATGCCGCTTACGGCATCGGCTGTACAGACTGTCACACCGTCCATGACGATGGCGCCAACAAAGCCATGCTCAGTAAACCGGAAGACGAGCTGTGCTACAGCTGCCATCAGGATGTGCGTGCAAAGATGCACATGCCCAATCATCACCCGGTAAAAGAAGGCAAAATGGGTTGCAGCGACTGTCACAACCCTCATGGTAGCCAAACCCGCCCCATGCTGCGTACTGACGAACGCAAAAACGAGCTGTGCCTGACCTGCCACATGGATCAGTCTGGGCCGTTTGCTTTCGAACATGCGCCGGTCATGGAAGACTGCACCATTTGTCACAACCCCCACGGCACTGTGGCTGACAATCTGATTAAACAGAGTGAGCCGTTCCTGTGCCTGCAATGTCATGAGCTGCATTTCCATACCAATTTCCGTCCAAACACGGACGCATTGGCTGAATATGCGCAGTATGCTTCGGATTCGGATCCGGCAAAGGCTGCCATTGGCAACAGTGCTCAGGCCATCCTGAACAAAATCACCGGTTCAGGCATCGATGACAAACATGCCATGCAAATGGCCATGATGACGCGTTGTAGTCAATGTCACCCAAGTGTCCACGGTTCCGATCTGCCCTCTCTCTACACCCCGGGCGGCGGTAGCCGTTTGACGCGATAG
- a CDS encoding GSU2204 family CXXCH-containing (seleno)protein, protein MKQLRTYVLLASIAVLMMATSGFAADWSEASINLGYTGVSSDDSLNKTAEYESMDSSIGGGLELDVRQNGVGIELEGQYTDEEESEGSARFDIKRVLRAKYNYQKFIHRLRHDLLFEDKPHLSATAGTPGYGSFEPSINAGGEHDIYDGIIAANAVPLLTEAGTVGLEGLQTATFNDLDQGRDYMIERRKHEASAKLQLPAFPYLVPEVKFSHEEKHGWQQTTLMTGQCTPCHTVAVGQEIDQTTEEVSIGATFKMAGLTASYFHTEREFDNRSDDYAHEGRVDNDYYYDDIAKPYYDRLLFENESQEIGITADIEKKMDTVKLRYDAAGATTLYGSYVSADTKNNYNDLEYDSDTLFFSASNRSIAGLRLKAYAKQYEIDSDDLYVDMTSYTADTEIVFGADTIPVSDFNYNRPSSASRDVFETGLDASYVLGAGTMLTGAYTYKVVDRDNGNYKEYDSSLRDEAYLDDEETTYNTFELGISSRPMSSVNLRAKYTYEHADTPFSFSNGLGYNDLNQYGWTQLMDSDPDPLDMTTNSPFYEVLRSWNRTTSGSNVAENHHQFKASGTWTPNDIFSLSVNGQYTFEENDEAYNDWENNSWNAGVSIFMMPTEKLTFSAGYDYQYGKTTSKYATALYVGCFSESMGEQIASVYDNVDYDTTAQVLYLSTTYQATNKLTLSGDLTLTKAEASADNPNFGDNIYYENYVDYVLSGMSEEDYLAYLDANDLPYTQTIMMSYLDYSGSDDYSDLDYETLDLTLGAEYRFNSALTLAVSGFYRCVEDGEAYLGDDYDGELYLVNTSVSYRF, encoded by the coding sequence ATGAAACAGTTACGTACCTATGTTTTGTTGGCATCCATCGCGGTCCTGATGATGGCAACCAGCGGCTTTGCAGCCGACTGGTCAGAAGCATCCATCAATCTGGGCTACACCGGAGTCAGCAGTGATGACAGTCTGAATAAAACCGCCGAATATGAATCTATGGATTCTTCCATCGGCGGCGGTCTTGAACTCGATGTCCGCCAAAACGGTGTCGGCATAGAACTCGAAGGTCAGTACACCGACGAAGAAGAGAGTGAAGGATCAGCCCGTTTCGATATCAAGCGAGTGCTGCGGGCAAAGTACAACTATCAAAAGTTCATTCATCGCTTACGCCATGACCTGCTGTTTGAGGACAAACCGCATCTGTCGGCAACGGCGGGTACTCCCGGTTACGGCAGCTTTGAACCGAGTATCAATGCCGGTGGCGAACACGATATTTACGATGGCATCATCGCAGCCAATGCGGTTCCTCTGCTGACCGAAGCAGGAACCGTCGGCCTCGAAGGTCTGCAAACTGCAACCTTTAACGATCTGGATCAGGGCCGCGACTACATGATTGAGCGTCGCAAGCATGAAGCCAGTGCCAAACTGCAACTGCCGGCATTTCCCTACCTGGTTCCTGAAGTGAAATTCAGCCATGAGGAAAAACACGGCTGGCAGCAAACCACGCTGATGACGGGTCAATGCACACCGTGTCATACCGTTGCCGTTGGTCAGGAGATCGACCAGACCACGGAAGAAGTCAGCATCGGTGCCACCTTTAAAATGGCCGGGCTGACCGCCAGCTATTTCCACACCGAGCGCGAATTCGACAACCGAAGCGACGACTATGCGCACGAAGGTCGCGTCGACAATGACTATTACTACGACGATATCGCCAAACCCTATTATGACCGTTTGCTGTTCGAAAACGAGTCCCAGGAAATCGGTATCACCGCAGACATTGAAAAGAAAATGGATACGGTGAAACTGCGCTACGATGCGGCCGGCGCAACCACACTGTACGGCAGCTATGTCAGCGCTGATACGAAAAACAATTACAACGATCTGGAATACGATTCCGACACCCTGTTTTTCAGTGCCAGCAATCGGAGCATTGCCGGGCTGCGTCTCAAAGCGTATGCCAAGCAGTATGAAATCGACAGCGATGATCTGTATGTGGATATGACGTCATACACGGCTGATACTGAGATCGTGTTTGGTGCCGACACCATTCCGGTATCTGACTTCAACTACAACCGTCCTTCCAGCGCCAGCCGCGACGTCTTCGAAACAGGCCTGGATGCGTCTTACGTCCTCGGTGCCGGTACTATGCTGACCGGAGCCTATACGTATAAAGTGGTCGATCGCGATAACGGCAACTACAAAGAGTATGACAGTAGCCTGCGCGATGAAGCTTACCTGGACGACGAAGAAACAACCTATAATACCTTTGAGTTGGGCATCAGCTCACGCCCGATGTCTTCGGTCAATCTGCGTGCCAAATACACTTATGAACACGCGGACACTCCGTTCAGCTTCAGCAACGGTTTGGGCTACAACGATTTGAATCAATACGGTTGGACCCAACTGATGGACAGCGATCCCGATCCGCTGGACATGACCACCAACTCACCGTTTTATGAAGTTCTGCGCAGCTGGAACCGCACGACCTCCGGCAGCAATGTCGCTGAAAACCATCATCAGTTCAAAGCCAGTGGCACCTGGACCCCCAACGACATTTTCTCGTTGAGCGTCAACGGCCAATACACCTTTGAAGAGAATGATGAAGCGTATAATGATTGGGAGAACAACAGTTGGAATGCCGGTGTCAGTATCTTCATGATGCCGACCGAGAAACTGACGTTCAGCGCTGGTTATGATTACCAATACGGTAAAACCACCAGCAAATATGCCACGGCACTTTATGTCGGTTGTTTCTCGGAAAGTATGGGCGAACAGATCGCTTCGGTTTATGACAATGTCGATTACGACACCACGGCTCAGGTGCTCTACCTGTCCACGACGTATCAGGCTACGAACAAGCTGACTCTCAGTGGTGACCTGACCCTGACCAAAGCGGAAGCATCTGCCGACAACCCCAACTTTGGCGACAATATCTACTATGAAAACTATGTGGATTACGTCTTGTCCGGCATGTCGGAAGAGGACTATCTGGCCTATCTCGACGCCAATGATCTCCCTTACACCCAGACCATCATGATGAGCTACCTTGATTACAGCGGATCGGATGATTATTCCGATCTCGATTATGAGACTCTGGACCTGACCCTGGGAGCGGAATATCGCTTCAACTCGGCATTGACTCTTGCCGTCAGCGGTTTCTACCGCTGTGTTGAAGATGGTGAAGCCTACCTTGGTGATGACTATGATGGCGAACTTTACCTGGTGAACACTTCGGTAAGCTATCGGTTCTAG
- a CDS encoding two-component system sensor histidine kinase NtrB — protein sequence MVWKKTSFRVILLLILVVGISSLHYTTMTHHSHLHDVYRRLYYIPIVLGGVWFGVRGGLGTSVFISIAYLPHVLMQWGHLPWTAPERYLEIMMYNVIGALTGTLMAKEHAQRLRAEETAVQLQESYDQLRQQADLILEIEEQLRQADRLTTLGELSAGLAHEIRNPLGSIRGTAEILQGAFSTEDRYHEFTTILINEVDRLNQVLENYLRYARPDSMEKQQFSLAPILDDVVQLTAVKARKNRVAVDVDVDVANSVAGDASQYKQAFLNLILNALQAMGEGGCLSILATTDENRAVVRFCDTGPGLTEEQRQKIFKPFYTTRSKGTGLGLAITERIVHNHGGSIMVESLPKQGCCFELRLPLADLTPTQENDHV from the coding sequence ATGGTGTGGAAAAAAACATCTTTTCGCGTGATCTTACTGCTGATCCTGGTGGTGGGCATTTCATCGTTGCATTACACAACAATGACCCACCATTCCCACCTCCATGATGTCTATCGGCGCCTTTATTATATCCCCATTGTTCTCGGTGGTGTCTGGTTTGGTGTGCGTGGCGGATTGGGCACATCGGTGTTTATTTCCATTGCTTATCTGCCCCATGTGCTGATGCAGTGGGGCCATCTGCCATGGACGGCTCCTGAGCGCTATCTGGAGATCATGATGTATAACGTCATCGGCGCTCTCACCGGAACCTTGATGGCCAAGGAACATGCCCAGCGTTTGCGGGCTGAAGAAACCGCCGTACAGTTGCAGGAGAGCTACGATCAGTTGCGTCAGCAGGCGGACCTGATTCTCGAGATAGAAGAACAGTTGCGCCAGGCTGACCGTCTGACCACCCTCGGTGAACTCTCCGCCGGGCTGGCCCATGAGATTCGCAATCCGCTCGGCTCGATTCGTGGCACGGCGGAAATCCTTCAGGGAGCTTTCAGTACGGAAGATCGCTATCACGAATTTACTACGATTCTGATCAATGAGGTGGATCGTCTCAATCAGGTTCTGGAAAATTATCTGCGCTATGCCCGTCCGGACTCAATGGAGAAACAGCAATTTTCTCTGGCCCCGATCCTCGATGACGTCGTTCAGTTGACGGCTGTCAAAGCCCGTAAAAACCGGGTGGCTGTTGATGTTGACGTTGACGTGGCCAATTCCGTTGCCGGTGATGCCAGCCAGTACAAACAGGCATTTCTTAATCTGATTCTTAATGCCTTGCAAGCCATGGGTGAAGGCGGTTGTCTTTCCATTCTGGCGACAACGGATGAGAATAGGGCGGTGGTGCGTTTTTGTGATACCGGTCCGGGGTTGACTGAGGAGCAACGGCAAAAAATCTTTAAGCCGTTTTATACCACCCGATCCAAAGGAACTGGGCTTGGTTTGGCGATTACCGAGCGGATAGTACACAATCATGGGGGCTCCATTATGGTAGAAAGTCTGCCGAAACAGGGCTGTTGTTTTGAATTACGCTTACCCCTGGCTGATCTGACCCCGACACAGGAGAATGACCATGTCTGA
- a CDS encoding zinc transporter ZntB has product MSINEKPQGFHFARHLDGNGGAEVLEWALLQNGRSHDQVWVHCDYEDAQIQQWLTRQSLDPLVVEAMTAEDSRPRVALFDQGALVGLRGVNKNPDEAMEDMVSLRVWLDPDRIITLSNKPMASIRDIQQQFVQGRGPKTTQGLFSELCDRLEWYVSQMIDDYEDEVELIEQSDLAEDHLRRREAISNLRRRVVTPRRYLAPQRDALSHLSVEPPSWFNERTLMHLKEIRNRLQRHMEDLDAVRDRTVIVQEELQAQVSDQLNARMYIINIFAAIFLPLSFFTGLFGVNLGGIPGAHSAVAFLLFCFCLLVIGVGLMVVFHWKRWF; this is encoded by the coding sequence ATGTCTATCAACGAGAAACCGCAAGGATTCCATTTTGCCAGACATCTCGATGGCAATGGCGGGGCTGAAGTTCTTGAGTGGGCTCTGTTGCAGAACGGACGCAGCCACGATCAAGTCTGGGTGCATTGTGATTATGAAGATGCACAGATTCAGCAGTGGTTGACACGCCAGAGTCTTGATCCCCTTGTGGTTGAAGCGATGACCGCTGAGGACAGCCGTCCGCGAGTCGCTCTTTTTGATCAGGGGGCTCTCGTTGGTTTGCGTGGGGTTAATAAAAATCCTGACGAAGCGATGGAGGATATGGTCTCGCTACGGGTGTGGCTGGACCCTGACCGGATCATCACCTTGAGTAATAAGCCTATGGCGTCCATCCGGGACATTCAGCAACAGTTTGTCCAGGGGCGTGGTCCTAAAACCACCCAAGGACTGTTTTCAGAACTGTGTGATCGTTTGGAATGGTATGTCAGTCAGATGATTGATGATTATGAAGATGAGGTGGAGTTGATCGAACAAAGCGACCTTGCTGAAGATCATTTGCGCCGGCGTGAGGCCATCTCCAATTTACGGCGGCGTGTGGTCACGCCACGCCGCTATCTGGCTCCGCAACGCGATGCCTTATCGCACTTATCTGTTGAGCCTCCCAGCTGGTTTAACGAGCGGACCCTGATGCATCTCAAAGAGATCCGCAACCGGTTGCAACGCCACATGGAGGATCTGGATGCAGTGCGCGATCGGACTGTCATCGTTCAGGAGGAATTGCAGGCGCAAGTTTCCGACCAGCTCAACGCTCGAATGTATATTATCAATATCTTTGCCGCGATTTTTCTGCCGTTATCCTTTTTCACCGGTTTGTTCGGTGTCAATCTCGGTGGTATCCCCGGGGCGCATTCCGCTGTCGCCTTCCTGCTGTTCTGTTTCTGCCTGCTGGTTATCGGTGTTGGCTTGATGGTCGTTTTCCACTGGAAACGCTGGTTCTGA
- a CDS encoding sigma-54-dependent transcriptional regulator: protein MSESVLLVDDDASMRRVIEFTLQEAGYQVLTAASGEEALPLFRHHQPALVVTDVRMEGMSGYQVLEKVLAESPATLVIIITAYSTVEQAVGAMKSGAYDYLTKPFSGEQLRLAVARAFEYRALRRENTQLHEVLQRQESTHPIIGQSEVLRQVLDQVDKVALSQAPVLITGESGTGKELVARQIHQVSSRRMAPFVAINCAAIPENLLESELFGHVKGAFSGAIKDQKGRFELAHGGTLFLDEIAELPLALQPKLLRALQEKEIEPLGGQSRRIDVRLVAATNRDLHEEISQQRFRQDLYYRLAVVPLTLPPLRERRDDIALLVDHFVTHHPQGRGVQIAQTLYEGLAEYAWPGNVRELYNVVEQMLILRHNDQLDLNDLPPHIKSRSSESSSVLQLPPEGYSLEELERQAVIQAMRYCRGNKSQAAAFLRIPRHTLLYRLEKYAITQW from the coding sequence ATGTCTGAATCCGTTTTATTGGTTGACGATGATGCTTCAATGCGCCGGGTCATTGAATTCACCCTGCAGGAGGCGGGCTATCAGGTCTTGACCGCTGCCAGTGGTGAGGAAGCGCTGCCGCTGTTTCGCCATCATCAACCGGCCTTGGTGGTTACGGATGTGCGGATGGAGGGGATGAGTGGCTATCAGGTGCTTGAGAAAGTGCTGGCGGAGTCTCCTGCAACCCTGGTGATCATTATTACCGCTTACAGCACGGTGGAACAGGCTGTCGGTGCCATGAAAAGTGGCGCCTATGATTATTTGACCAAACCCTTCAGCGGTGAACAGTTGCGTCTGGCTGTCGCGCGTGCCTTTGAATATCGGGCGTTGCGGCGCGAAAACACCCAACTGCATGAAGTGTTGCAACGTCAGGAGTCGACACATCCGATCATTGGCCAGTCTGAGGTCTTGCGTCAGGTGCTGGATCAGGTGGATAAGGTGGCGTTGAGCCAGGCTCCGGTGCTGATTACTGGTGAGAGCGGTACCGGTAAAGAACTTGTGGCGCGTCAAATTCATCAGGTGTCATCGCGGCGCATGGCACCGTTTGTCGCCATAAATTGTGCAGCAATTCCTGAAAATTTACTGGAAAGTGAGTTGTTCGGTCATGTCAAAGGAGCATTTTCCGGTGCAATTAAAGATCAGAAGGGACGTTTTGAGTTGGCCCATGGTGGGACGTTGTTTCTCGATGAGATCGCCGAATTGCCGCTGGCTTTGCAGCCTAAGTTGCTGCGTGCGTTGCAGGAAAAAGAGATCGAACCGCTGGGGGGACAGAGTCGCCGCATTGATGTGCGATTGGTTGCGGCCACCAATCGCGACTTGCATGAGGAGATCAGCCAACAGCGTTTTCGACAGGATCTTTATTATCGGTTGGCCGTTGTGCCGTTGACGCTGCCTCCGTTACGTGAGCGCCGTGATGATATTGCCTTGCTTGTCGATCATTTTGTTACCCACCACCCCCAGGGGCGCGGTGTACAGATCGCACAAACGTTATATGAGGGCCTTGCCGAATATGCGTGGCCGGGGAACGTTCGCGAGCTCTATAATGTTGTCGAGCAAATGCTTATTTTACGTCACAACGATCAGCTTGACCTGAATGACCTGCCTCCCCATATTAAAAGTCGTTCGTCAGAATCTTCATCCGTGCTTCAATTACCGCCGGAAGGCTACTCCCTCGAAGAGCTTGAGCGTCAGGCGGTGATCCAGGCCATGCGTTACTGTCGGGGAAATAAAAGCCAGGCTGCAGCCTTTTTGCGTATTCCGCGACATACGCTACTTTACCGTCTTGAAAAGTACGCCATTACCCAGTGGTGA
- a CDS encoding autotransporter outer membrane beta-barrel domain-containing protein yields the protein MKKLYIIIPFLMMGLFPPAPCHANEILEIGLFQVELLAPGESASTANGMSITGTTVWTEEQKTALISSLDILNLSLANSAARPVRIAMAWSDNLPQQILGNSGSSHFLYPTSGELKTTAEAAWRDGDPTDYAPGTADIAINYNSAFDFHYGKGLPGYFVDFRSAVTHEIIHGLGITSGYSQSSGFYGVTRWSSLIEDSDGNRAEYRTLGTPNPLTVLGPQGTLLWLGDYANATHGGPVPIQTFVDEFLPGSSMVHPAPMGELMSWTGNFGEKSRAPNKLLLDMFRDLGWEINMDFYNSFGPTSYLNNTTLESAEVFLSDYDYSYAFYVNGDNNEIVQSGVLESRGDFSDTLRLAGRNNTLEVIGSLTAKGDYSTALYAVGEQNHIQVSGNITAQGEDSVGIYLPQWYYSYNTLILSGATIQAETAVYSPYANPLFILNDCRINGDIITDTFSGVAFGGIWDFNTDEVISLVPDFSFRFDDDIIGNWIGHLGTGELSLNGNAEFSSLTIHEPATLKGTGTIYGPVINYGTIAPGNSIGTLSIDGNYTQLAGSVLEIEAGGGTADLLQVSGTAIIQGGNLMVIPEGYLTSGNYTILEANALQGTFDDLLSPAVFSVAFDDTAINSLTLDIARNSYASLAATADQISLSQTLDAIRPNASGDTAEILNTIDGLTLPALHGALDDLLPRFHNSVTGASLDAIHQHSALLAQQIDSELSPQLQRHVWLRLVADNARYEETAHSPAFRAKTNGLMMGIEQQIASGLRIGMAGAYSNADLHELDFASTADHLSWDGYLYARWDDEVKNGGWFAQTILNSGTDSYDTKRTIAFLGRQAKSEHDAGHGSLSGHGGYRFTVDSWSIIPSFGLEYLWLQENAFSEHEAEGASLHVSSKDSQRFCSQTGLKIEHSSTFEEIRLVSQLAALWNHAFDDETEHTQAQLIDSEEHFSIQGRDSAQDSVELILALHAIFVNGITTRLGYQRTLQKHGGYRSSQVNFGLEWAL from the coding sequence ATGAAAAAGCTTTATATAATTATCCCATTTTTGATGATGGGGCTTTTCCCTCCAGCACCATGCCATGCAAATGAGATACTTGAAATCGGTCTGTTTCAGGTAGAATTGCTTGCCCCTGGAGAATCAGCATCAACAGCTAACGGCATGTCTATTACTGGAACCACCGTCTGGACTGAAGAGCAAAAAACAGCCTTAATCTCCTCTCTGGACATCCTGAACCTGTCATTGGCTAATTCTGCAGCTCGTCCAGTTCGCATCGCCATGGCCTGGAGTGACAACCTCCCTCAACAAATCCTCGGCAACTCCGGAAGTTCACATTTTCTGTATCCCACAAGCGGAGAGTTGAAAACAACGGCTGAAGCTGCATGGCGCGATGGTGATCCAACCGATTATGCTCCCGGTACTGCTGATATCGCTATCAACTACAACAGTGCGTTCGATTTTCATTATGGTAAAGGACTGCCGGGGTATTTTGTTGATTTCCGATCGGCCGTCACCCATGAAATTATTCATGGATTGGGAATCACCTCAGGTTATTCCCAAAGCAGTGGATTCTATGGGGTCACTCGCTGGAGCAGCTTGATAGAAGATAGTGATGGCAACCGGGCAGAATACAGAACATTAGGGACCCCAAATCCTCTGACTGTTCTCGGCCCACAAGGAACGTTATTGTGGCTGGGAGACTATGCCAATGCAACCCACGGCGGACCGGTGCCGATCCAAACGTTTGTGGATGAGTTCCTTCCAGGCTCCAGTATGGTCCACCCCGCGCCCATGGGGGAATTAATGAGCTGGACAGGAAATTTTGGAGAAAAATCCCGCGCGCCCAACAAGTTACTTTTGGACATGTTCCGTGACTTGGGTTGGGAGATCAATATGGACTTCTACAATTCCTTTGGTCCGACCTCCTATCTTAATAATACGACCCTTGAAAGTGCAGAAGTCTTTCTGTCTGACTATGATTACAGCTATGCCTTCTACGTTAACGGTGACAACAACGAGATTGTGCAAAGTGGCGTGTTGGAATCGCGCGGCGACTTTTCAGATACACTTCGCCTGGCCGGCAGGAACAATACTCTAGAGGTTATAGGTAGCCTCACCGCCAAGGGTGATTATTCTACCGCACTTTATGCGGTGGGTGAGCAAAACCACATTCAAGTCTCCGGTAACATAACAGCACAAGGAGAGGACTCGGTCGGAATCTACCTCCCTCAATGGTACTACTCATACAATACCCTTATCTTATCTGGAGCTACCATACAAGCAGAGACCGCCGTGTACTCCCCTTATGCAAATCCACTCTTCATCCTCAATGATTGCCGGATTAACGGAGACATCATCACCGATACTTTTTCCGGGGTGGCATTTGGCGGCATATGGGATTTTAATACAGACGAGGTTATCTCTTTAGTCCCTGATTTCAGCTTCCGCTTTGATGATGACATCATCGGCAATTGGATCGGTCATCTTGGCACCGGAGAACTCAGCCTGAATGGCAATGCTGAATTTTCGTCACTGACCATTCATGAACCGGCGACCCTTAAAGGCACCGGCACCATTTATGGCCCTGTCATCAATTACGGGACTATCGCCCCAGGTAATTCAATTGGCACCCTGTCGATTGACGGTAACTACACGCAGCTGGCAGGTTCTGTGCTGGAAATTGAAGCCGGAGGGGGTACAGCGGACCTGCTCCAGGTTTCCGGCACGGCCATTATCCAAGGTGGCAACTTAATGGTGATCCCTGAGGGGTATCTGACCAGCGGCAACTACACCATCCTTGAGGCCAATGCGCTACAGGGGACATTCGATGACCTCTTAAGTCCGGCCGTGTTCTCTGTCGCTTTCGACGACACGGCGATCAACAGCCTCACACTGGATATTGCCAGAAACAGCTATGCCTCTCTGGCGGCAACAGCTGATCAGATCAGTCTTAGCCAGACTCTGGATGCCATCCGTCCAAATGCTAGTGGTGATACGGCAGAGATCCTTAACACCATAGATGGCTTAACGCTACCGGCCTTACATGGAGCACTGGATGACCTGCTGCCGCGTTTCCATAATTCAGTGACCGGCGCGTCTCTGGACGCAATTCATCAACACAGCGCTCTTCTTGCTCAACAAATCGATTCAGAGCTGAGCCCGCAACTGCAGCGCCATGTCTGGCTGCGCCTTGTTGCCGATAACGCCCGCTACGAAGAGACCGCGCACAGCCCGGCGTTTCGCGCCAAAACCAACGGTCTGATGATGGGGATCGAGCAGCAGATCGCCTCTGGGTTGCGGATCGGCATGGCCGGAGCCTACAGCAACGCGGACCTGCATGAACTCGATTTCGCCTCCACAGCAGACCACCTGTCATGGGACGGCTATCTGTATGCCCGTTGGGATGACGAAGTAAAAAACGGGGGCTGGTTTGCCCAAACCATCCTCAACTCCGGAACAGACAGCTACGACACCAAACGCACCATTGCCTTTCTTGGCCGTCAGGCGAAAAGCGAGCATGATGCTGGCCATGGTTCACTCTCCGGCCATGGGGGCTACCGCTTTACTGTGGATTCATGGAGTATTATTCCATCGTTCGGTTTGGAGTATCTGTGGTTGCAGGAAAACGCCTTTAGCGAACATGAGGCGGAAGGAGCATCCCTTCACGTCAGCAGCAAAGATTCACAACGCTTTTGCAGTCAGACAGGATTAAAGATCGAGCACTCTTCTACCTTCGAAGAGATAAGGCTGGTCAGTCAATTGGCTGCGCTGTGGAATCATGCCTTTGATGATGAAACTGAGCACACCCAAGCCCAGTTGATTGACAGTGAAGAGCATTTCTCTATTCAGGGGCGTGATAGCGCACAAGACAGCGTTGAATTGATCCTGGCGCTGCATGCCATTTTCGTGAACGGCATCACGACCCGACTGGGTTATCAACGCACGCTTCAGAAGCATGGCGGCTACCGCTCCAGCCAAGTGAATTTTGGTCTTGAGTGGGCATTATAG